A genome region from Triticum aestivum cultivar Chinese Spring chromosome 2B, IWGSC CS RefSeq v2.1, whole genome shotgun sequence includes the following:
- the LOC123040102 gene encoding uncharacterized protein, with amino-acid sequence MRLLLPGLHDVEVLQMRLLLWRTRGSSSCRATSTSSSSVQIRWSTCLRSRFILFWWRTIQTRTIRLIRVGTLQSSGHWNDHVMHCLKLRLIQFSLFEAKTNFLGISLDVVLMA; translated from the exons ATGCGGCTGCTGCTGCCGGGTCTACACGACGTGGAGGTCCTGCAAATGCGGTTGCTGCTCTGGCGGACGAGGGGGAGTTCGAGCTGCCGGGCGACTTCAACTTCATCTTCATCTGTGCAGATCAG GTGGAGTACTTGCTTGAGGTCCAGGTTCATCCTCTTCTGGTGGAGAACAATTCAG ACGCGTACGATTCGCTTGATTCGGGTGGGAACATTACAATCAAGTGGGCACTGGAATGATCATGTGATGCATTGTTTGAAGTTAAGACTAATTCAGTTCAGTCTATTTGAAGCTAAGACAAATTTCCTTGGCATTTCACTAGATGTGGTGTTAATGGCCTGA